From Pseudomonas sp. stari2, a single genomic window includes:
- a CDS encoding ATP-binding protein codes for MTPQDKEAFEELLANCADEPIRFPGAIQPHGLLLTLSEPELSIIQISANVETLLARPAQELIGQPLQSLIGDAHAAQVREALQQPILSDAPPLHFRLNGTAFEGLLHRHQDLLILELEIHVENFQPRNVAGTETHLGRMLARLQKAQSLQALYDISVKEIQAMTGYDRVLIYRFEEEGHGQVIAEATDPSMEVFNGLFFPASDIPEQARELYRTNWLRIIPNADYQPVPLVPKLRPDTQTPLDLSFATLRSVSPIHCQYMKNMGVLSSMSISLLKGDKLWGLISCGNRQPLHVPHELRTACQTIGQVLSLQISAMEALEVSRQREEKVEALALLNQAMVDSPQNVFDGLANQPQVLMALANAGGIAIIEDKQLHRYGNCPEPEEIRALHKWLQERGEPVFASHHLASVYPPAAHYQQVASGVLAMSLPKPVDNGVLWFRPEVKENINWSGDPRKPLDLENSDAGLRLRPRTSFEIWKVEMAGISTKWSHGDLFAANDLRRSALENDLARQVRREQEAVRARDELVAVVSHDLRNPMTVISMLCGMMQKAFSSDGPHTSRRISTAIDTMQQAAGRMNTLLEDLLDTSKIDAGRYTIAPQKLDVAQMFEEAQSLLAPLALDKDISISFEADPDLSIHADPERLFQVLSNLVGNAIKFTPRLGTVDVFAKSIGDDIVFTVRDSGEGIPKDHLPHVFDRYWTVKEGNPNGTGLGLYITQGIVEAHGGRIVAESEPGQGSEFRFTVPRLD; via the coding sequence ATGACCCCGCAAGACAAAGAAGCCTTTGAAGAGTTGCTGGCCAACTGCGCCGACGAGCCGATCCGTTTTCCCGGCGCCATCCAGCCCCACGGTCTGCTGCTGACCCTGAGCGAGCCCGAGCTTTCGATCATCCAGATCAGCGCCAACGTCGAGACCTTGCTCGCGCGCCCGGCACAGGAACTGATCGGTCAGCCATTGCAAAGCCTGATCGGTGATGCCCACGCCGCGCAGGTTCGCGAGGCCTTGCAACAGCCGATCTTGTCCGATGCGCCGCCGTTGCACTTTCGCCTTAATGGCACCGCGTTCGAAGGCTTGCTGCACCGCCATCAGGATTTGCTGATCCTGGAGCTGGAAATCCACGTCGAAAACTTCCAGCCGCGCAACGTTGCCGGCACTGAAACCCATCTGGGGCGAATGCTCGCGCGCCTGCAAAAGGCCCAGAGCCTGCAAGCGCTGTACGACATCAGCGTCAAGGAAATCCAGGCCATGACCGGTTACGACCGGGTGCTGATCTATCGTTTCGAAGAGGAGGGCCACGGTCAGGTCATCGCCGAAGCGACCGATCCGTCGATGGAAGTTTTCAACGGTCTGTTTTTCCCGGCCTCGGACATCCCCGAGCAGGCCCGCGAGCTGTACCGCACCAACTGGCTGCGGATCATCCCCAATGCCGACTACCAACCGGTGCCGCTGGTGCCCAAGTTGCGCCCGGACACCCAGACCCCGCTGGACCTGAGCTTCGCCACGCTACGCAGTGTGTCGCCGATCCACTGCCAGTACATGAAGAACATGGGCGTGCTGTCGTCGATGAGCATTTCCCTGCTCAAGGGCGACAAGCTTTGGGGCCTGATCAGTTGCGGCAACCGCCAGCCGCTGCACGTGCCCCACGAATTGCGCACCGCATGCCAGACCATCGGCCAGGTGCTGTCGTTGCAGATCAGCGCGATGGAAGCGCTGGAAGTCAGCCGTCAACGGGAAGAAAAGGTCGAGGCGCTGGCGTTGCTCAATCAGGCGATGGTCGATTCGCCGCAGAACGTTTTCGATGGCCTGGCCAACCAGCCGCAGGTTCTGATGGCGCTGGCCAATGCCGGTGGCATCGCGATCATCGAAGACAAACAATTGCACCGTTACGGCAACTGCCCGGAGCCGGAAGAGATTCGTGCCTTGCACAAATGGTTGCAGGAGCGCGGCGAGCCGGTGTTTGCCAGTCATCACTTGGCCAGCGTCTACCCGCCGGCCGCGCACTATCAGCAAGTCGCCAGCGGCGTGCTCGCCATGAGCCTGCCCAAACCGGTGGACAACGGCGTGCTGTGGTTCCGCCCGGAGGTCAAAGAAAACATCAACTGGAGCGGCGACCCGCGCAAGCCGCTGGACCTGGAAAACTCCGACGCCGGCCTGCGTCTGCGGCCGCGTACTTCGTTCGAAATCTGGAAAGTCGAGATGGCCGGGATTTCCACCAAGTGGAGCCACGGTGATTTGTTCGCCGCCAACGACCTGCGCCGCTCGGCACTGGAAAACGATCTGGCCCGGCAGGTGCGCCGCGAGCAGGAAGCGGTGCGCGCCCGCGATGAGCTGGTGGCGGTGGTTTCCCACGATCTGCGCAACCCGATGACCGTGATTTCGATGCTGTGCGGCATGATGCAAAAGGCTTTCAGCTCAGACGGGCCGCACACTTCGCGGCGTATCTCGACGGCCATCGACACCATGCAGCAAGCCGCCGGGCGCATGAACACGCTACTGGAAGACTTGCTCGATACCTCGAAAATCGACGCCGGGCGTTACACCATCGCCCCGCAGAAACTCGATGTCGCACAGATGTTCGAAGAGGCGCAGTCACTGCTCGCACCATTGGCGCTGGACAAGGACATCAGCATCTCGTTCGAGGCCGATCCCGATCTGAGCATCCATGCCGACCCCGAGCGGTTGTTCCAGGTGTTGTCGAATCTGGTCGGCAATGCGATCAAGTTCACGCCGCGTCTGGGTACGGTTGATGTGTTTGCCAAATCGATCGGTGACGACATCGTCTTCACGGTGCGCGACAGCGGCGAAGGCATTCCCAAGGATCACTTGCCGCACGTGTTCGACCGTTACTGGACGGTGAAGGAAGGCAACCCGAACGGCACCGGGCTGGGCCTGTACATCACGCAAGGCATCGTCGAGGCCCATGGCGGGCGGATCGTGGCCGAGAGCGAGCCGGGGCAGGGCAGCGAATTCCGCTTCACCGTGCCACGTCTGGACTGA
- a CDS encoding LysE family translocator, with the protein MSLIVSMAAFALAASITPGPVNIVALSSGAQFGFRASQRHVAGATLGFVLLLVLMGLGLHEVLKLWPALTRVVQLAGVAFLLFMAWKLATDNGQLNTGESGRAPSMLYGAVMQWLNPKAWLACVAGMGAFVADGEARLVWQFAAVYLVICYLSVGCWVYAGTFLRGYIGNPAGMRLFNRVMASLLAISAGYLLLP; encoded by the coding sequence ATGAGTCTGATTGTGTCGATGGCGGCGTTTGCCCTGGCCGCGTCCATTACCCCGGGGCCGGTGAACATCGTGGCGTTGAGTTCAGGGGCGCAGTTCGGCTTTCGCGCCAGTCAGCGGCATGTGGCCGGGGCGACGCTGGGGTTTGTGTTGTTGCTGGTGTTGATGGGGCTGGGGCTTCACGAAGTGTTGAAACTGTGGCCGGCGCTGACCCGCGTGGTGCAACTGGCCGGGGTGGCGTTTCTGCTGTTCATGGCCTGGAAACTGGCCACCGATAACGGTCAATTGAATACGGGAGAGTCGGGCAGGGCACCGTCGATGCTCTACGGCGCGGTGATGCAATGGCTCAATCCCAAGGCTTGGCTGGCCTGTGTGGCGGGGATGGGGGCGTTTGTGGCCGATGGCGAGGCACGGCTGGTGTGGCAGTTTGCGGCGGTGTATCTGGTGATCTGTTATCTGTCGGTGGGGTGTTGGGTGTATGCCGGGACGTTTTTGCGCGGCTATATCGGCAATCCGGCAGGGATGCGGTTGTTCAACCGAGTGATGGCGTCGTTATTGGCGATTAGTGCGGGGTATTTGTTACTGCCGTGA
- the aguA gene encoding agmatine deiminase translates to MARLLDTTPKQDGFRLPGEFEAKSGCWLGWPERTDVWRNGAKPAQKVWAQIVTAISHSEPVTVCASAAQFATARRQLPPQVRVVEMTCNDTWFRDSGPCFVVNDQSGEVRGVDFEFNAYGGLDGGLYYPWDKDDQIASKILEIERFDRYRAPLIAELGGIQSDGQGSILTTEQCLLNRNRNQHLGKDEVTRRLTDYLGAEQVIWLPRGCKFDETDGHVDDLACFVRPGEVVLQWTDNRDDPQWEIYQEAYDILRSTRDSRGRELIVHKLPQPDVLEWTAEEAEGLDQQDSTHTRQAGTKICASYINYYAGNSSIVVPLFGDRNDQVALATLAELFPQHKIVGIENSREILLGGGNVACITMPQYAGQKKGA, encoded by the coding sequence ATGGCACGTTTGCTCGACACCACCCCGAAACAGGACGGCTTCCGTCTGCCCGGCGAATTCGAAGCCAAGTCCGGTTGCTGGCTCGGCTGGCCGGAGCGCACCGACGTCTGGCGCAACGGCGCCAAGCCAGCGCAGAAAGTCTGGGCGCAGATCGTCACCGCAATCTCCCACAGTGAACCGGTGACGGTCTGCGCCTCGGCGGCCCAGTTCGCCACCGCCCGCCGCCAGTTGCCGCCGCAAGTGCGCGTGGTGGAGATGACCTGCAACGACACCTGGTTCCGCGACAGCGGCCCGTGCTTCGTGGTTAACGACCAGAGCGGTGAAGTACGTGGCGTCGACTTTGAATTCAACGCCTACGGCGGCCTCGATGGCGGGCTTTACTACCCATGGGACAAGGACGACCAGATCGCCAGCAAGATCCTTGAAATCGAACGTTTCGACCGCTATCGCGCGCCGTTGATCGCCGAACTCGGCGGCATCCAGAGCGACGGACAGGGCAGCATCCTCACCACCGAGCAATGCCTGCTCAACCGCAATCGCAACCAGCACCTGGGCAAGGACGAAGTCACCCGCCGCCTGACCGATTACCTCGGCGCCGAACAAGTGATCTGGCTGCCGCGCGGTTGCAAGTTCGACGAAACCGATGGCCATGTCGACGACCTCGCGTGTTTCGTGCGCCCCGGCGAAGTGGTGCTGCAATGGACCGACAACCGTGACGATCCGCAGTGGGAAATCTATCAGGAGGCCTACGACATTCTGCGCAGTACCCGCGACAGCCGTGGCCGCGAACTGATCGTGCACAAGCTGCCGCAGCCAGACGTGCTGGAGTGGACCGCCGAAGAAGCCGAAGGCCTCGATCAGCAAGACAGCACCCACACCCGTCAGGCCGGCACCAAAATCTGTGCCTCTTACATCAACTATTACGCCGGCAACAGCTCGATCGTGGTGCCGCTGTTCGGTGATCGCAACGACCAGGTGGCGCTGGCGACCCTCGCCGAACTGTTCCCGCAACACAAGATCGTCGGCATCGAAAACTCCCGAGAAATCCTGCTCGGTGGCGGCAACGTCGCGTGCATCACCATGCCGCAATACGCCGGCCAGAAAAAAGGAGCCTGA
- a CDS encoding extracellular solute-binding protein, with product MGLHKLSKALLLVLAPLCVQAAETAKPVVNLYIWGEYLAPDTLKNFEAKTGIRVVADHFDSLETVETKLLTGRSGYDLVLTAGQHLSRAIESGAIQTLNKQQLPHFAGVGDEFRQHMAVFDPGNRYAGIYAWGTTGVGYQEEAVKQRLPDAPRDSWAMLFDPAVVSKFADCGVSLLNDPNEVFAAVMKYMGLDINRQSLDDLKLAEQQLAKIRPYIRYFDNDLNISDLANGNTCVAMSWNGNVAIAAGQAEAAHKPFKLNYRIPKEGTLIWFDAMVIPKDAPHPEAGLALMDYLMTPEVIAPITDTIHYANAITAADGLIDPAIRNDPGTYPPEAVRASLYSKNDNGKAFNRALIRAFSRLKSGL from the coding sequence ATGGGCCTGCACAAACTGAGTAAAGCGTTATTGCTGGTGCTTGCACCCCTGTGTGTGCAGGCTGCCGAAACGGCGAAACCGGTGGTCAACCTGTACATCTGGGGCGAGTACCTGGCCCCGGATACCCTGAAGAATTTCGAGGCGAAAACCGGAATTCGGGTGGTCGCCGATCACTTTGATTCGCTGGAAACCGTCGAGACCAAACTGCTCACCGGCCGCAGCGGCTACGACCTGGTGCTGACCGCCGGCCAGCACTTGTCGCGGGCTATCGAGAGCGGCGCGATCCAGACCCTGAACAAGCAGCAGCTCCCGCACTTTGCCGGGGTCGGCGACGAGTTCCGTCAGCACATGGCAGTCTTCGATCCAGGCAACCGCTACGCCGGGATCTATGCCTGGGGCACTACCGGCGTCGGCTATCAGGAGGAGGCCGTGAAGCAGCGTCTGCCGGACGCGCCACGGGACAGTTGGGCGATGCTGTTCGATCCGGCCGTGGTGTCGAAATTCGCCGATTGCGGGGTGAGCCTGCTCAACGATCCGAACGAAGTGTTCGCGGCGGTCATGAAGTACATGGGCCTGGACATCAACCGCCAGAGCCTGGATGACCTGAAACTCGCCGAGCAGCAACTGGCGAAGATCCGCCCGTACATCCGCTACTTCGACAACGACCTGAACATCAGCGACCTGGCCAACGGCAACACCTGCGTGGCGATGTCGTGGAACGGCAACGTTGCCATTGCGGCGGGGCAGGCCGAAGCGGCCCACAAGCCGTTCAAGTTGAATTACCGGATTCCGAAGGAGGGCACGCTGATCTGGTTCGACGCCATGGTCATTCCCAAGGACGCACCACACCCCGAGGCCGGGCTGGCATTGATGGATTACCTGATGACGCCTGAGGTGATCGCGCCGATCACCGACACCATTCACTACGCCAATGCGATCACGGCGGCGGACGGGTTGATCGATCCGGCGATTCGTAATGATCCGGGGACTTATCCGCCTGAGGCGGTGAGGGCTTCGTTGTATAGCAAGAATGACAATGGCAAGGCGTTCAACCGGGCTTTGATTCGGGCGTTCAGTCGGTTGAAATCGGGCCTTTGA
- a CDS encoding biliverdin-producing heme oxygenase codes for MQAKAREVHVPPVLQDLRAGTAELHIALEKRLPYFSDTLDLRAFERLMRAYYGFYQPLEAALQDSGAIPADFDLVSRLKAPTLKRDLHALGASGGDFSLCRQLPDINSAAACLGVLYVLEGATLGGQILRREIATRLSLGADNGAAFLDIYGAATGRRWRDFIEYLGSRPMDADEREAVVAAAHTTFSCFERWLESQEVLV; via the coding sequence ATGCAAGCAAAGGCCCGCGAGGTTCATGTGCCACCGGTGTTGCAGGATCTGCGCGCCGGCACCGCCGAACTGCACATCGCACTGGAAAAACGCCTTCCTTACTTCTCCGACACCCTTGATCTGCGCGCTTTCGAGCGATTGATGCGCGCCTATTACGGTTTCTATCAGCCGCTGGAAGCCGCGTTGCAGGACAGCGGCGCGATCCCCGCCGATTTTGATCTGGTCTCGCGCCTCAAGGCGCCGACCCTGAAACGGGATCTGCACGCGTTGGGCGCAAGTGGCGGGGATTTTTCGCTCTGCCGTCAGTTGCCCGACATCAACTCCGCCGCCGCCTGCCTGGGCGTGCTGTACGTGCTGGAAGGCGCGACCCTCGGCGGGCAGATCCTGCGCCGGGAAATCGCCACACGCCTGAGCCTGGGCGCGGACAACGGCGCAGCGTTTCTGGACATCTACGGCGCCGCCACCGGCCGGCGCTGGCGCGACTTCATCGAATACCTGGGCAGCCGCCCGATGGACGCCGACGAGCGTGAAGCCGTCGTGGCGGCCGCTCACACCACATTCAGCTGTTTCGAGCGTTGGCTCGAAAGCCAGGAGGTTCTGGTATGA
- a CDS encoding VOC family protein, whose protein sequence is MPPFTIHHIDHIVLRVADLQRSIDFYDRVFGAEVVKRNEKFGLVHLSAGTSMIDLVDLDGEIGRKGGAAAGSERRNVDHFCLRIEPFDEAALISHLQSCGLTVDKAATRFGAEGNGLSLYCFDPDGNQVELKGPSEA, encoded by the coding sequence ATGCCACCGTTCACGATTCACCACATCGATCACATCGTGCTGCGCGTTGCGGATCTGCAACGCAGCATTGATTTCTACGACCGGGTCTTCGGTGCCGAAGTGGTCAAGCGCAACGAAAAATTCGGTCTGGTGCACCTTAGCGCCGGCACGTCGATGATTGATCTGGTCGACCTCGACGGCGAAATCGGTCGTAAGGGCGGCGCCGCTGCCGGCAGCGAGCGGCGCAATGTCGATCACTTCTGCCTGCGCATCGAGCCGTTCGATGAAGCGGCGCTGATCAGCCATTTGCAATCCTGCGGCCTGACCGTCGACAAGGCGGCTACCCGCTTTGGCGCGGAGGGCAACGGCCTGTCGCTGTACTGCTTTGATCCGGACGGCAATCAGGTCGAACTCAAAGGCCCGTCCGAAGCTTAG
- a CDS encoding GFA family protein, with amino-acid sequence MHLEGSCHCGAVSFTLDSAHPYPYQRCYCSICRKTQGGGGYAINLGGDAASLKVRGRKHITIYHAKMKDDGDKRAHRSTAERHFCSLCGSGLWLFSPEWPELIHPFASAIDTPLPVPPEHTHLMLGSKAPWVEVQASAKDRQFEVYPEESIAQWHERLGLSR; translated from the coding sequence ATGCACCTCGAAGGCTCCTGCCACTGCGGCGCGGTTTCATTCACCCTCGACAGCGCCCACCCCTACCCTTATCAGCGCTGCTACTGCTCGATCTGCCGCAAGACCCAGGGCGGTGGCGGCTATGCGATCAACCTCGGCGGCGACGCGGCCAGCCTCAAGGTACGCGGGCGCAAACACATCACGATCTACCACGCGAAGATGAAAGACGATGGCGACAAACGCGCCCATCGCAGCACCGCCGAACGACACTTCTGTTCGTTGTGCGGCAGCGGCCTGTGGCTGTTCAGCCCGGAATGGCCGGAACTGATCCACCCGTTCGCCTCGGCCATCGACACACCGTTGCCGGTGCCGCCGGAACACACTCACCTGATGCTCGGCTCGAAAGCGCCATGGGTCGAAGTGCAGGCGAGCGCGAAGGACCGGCAATTCGAGGTCTACCCCGAAGAATCCATCGCCCAATGGCACGAACGGCTGGGATTGAGCCGATAG
- a CDS encoding LysR substrate-binding domain-containing protein — MRRLPSLAALRTFECAARHAHFGRAAAELCVTDSAVSHQIRQLEEQLGMSLFIREGRQIRPTIAAGRLMQSLQQAFELIGDACDELRDPSSLAVLRLAVTAELAQKWLMNRLTDFYARYPHITLHLYEQPIDAAAPGEDIDLAITYGTGPVDSSAYFVRPLPALQFFPVCSPGLFNQGNLKTPKDLARHCLLHDDQDGKTWTAWLTSHAGDLRPERQLYFAHAGLALEAAAQGQGVAMGDNLTAQEDLQNGRLVRPFTSSMTALGQYALVCERVRLERPAVAQMLEWFNDQLAD; from the coding sequence ATGCGCCGACTACCTTCCCTGGCCGCCCTGCGAACCTTCGAATGCGCCGCCCGTCACGCGCATTTCGGCAGGGCCGCCGCCGAGCTGTGCGTCACCGACAGCGCCGTCAGCCATCAGATCCGCCAGCTCGAAGAGCAACTGGGCATGTCGCTGTTCATCCGCGAGGGCCGGCAGATCCGCCCGACCATCGCCGCCGGACGCTTGATGCAGAGCCTGCAACAGGCCTTCGAACTGATCGGCGATGCCTGCGACGAGTTGCGCGATCCGTCCTCGCTCGCCGTGTTGCGGTTGGCGGTGACGGCGGAGCTGGCGCAGAAGTGGCTGATGAACCGTCTGACCGATTTCTACGCGCGTTATCCGCACATCACCTTGCACCTCTACGAGCAACCGATCGACGCCGCCGCACCCGGCGAAGACATCGATCTGGCGATCACCTACGGCACCGGCCCGGTGGACAGCAGCGCGTATTTCGTCCGCCCGTTGCCGGCGTTGCAGTTCTTCCCGGTATGCAGCCCCGGCCTGTTCAATCAGGGCAACCTGAAAACCCCGAAGGACCTGGCCCGGCATTGCCTGCTGCATGACGATCAGGACGGCAAGACCTGGACCGCCTGGCTCACTAGCCATGCCGGCGACTTGCGCCCGGAGCGCCAGTTGTATTTCGCCCACGCCGGCCTGGCGCTGGAAGCGGCGGCGCAAGGGCAGGGCGTGGCGATGGGCGACAACCTCACGGCGCAGGAGGATTTGCAGAACGGGCGTCTGGTGCGGCCGTTCACCTCCAGCATGACCGCGTTGGGCCAATACGCACTGGTCTGCGAGCGGGTACGGCTGGAGCGTCCGGCGGTGGCACAGATGTTGGAGTGGTTCAACGATCAGCTGGCGGATTGA
- a CDS encoding LysE family translocator — translation MDLATLSLFLPACFALNMAPGPNNLLSVSNATRYGYRRACVAGVGRLLAFAGMIALAAAGLAVVLQTSELLFYGIKIVGAGYLLYLAWQLWRANPTAEDAVTAPANGLLALARQEFLVAAGNPKAILIFTAFLPQFVDPNRAITPQFMLLGVLFLLLEWIAISAYAYMGLHMRRWFAEPRGKRIFNRCCAGLLSAAASVLLMAKRA, via the coding sequence ATGGATCTCGCCACCCTTTCCCTGTTTCTGCCCGCCTGTTTCGCCTTGAACATGGCGCCCGGCCCGAACAACCTGCTGTCGGTCAGCAACGCCACCCGCTACGGCTATCGTCGCGCCTGCGTGGCCGGGGTCGGTCGGCTGCTGGCGTTCGCCGGGATGATCGCCCTCGCGGCGGCGGGGCTGGCGGTGGTGCTGCAAACGTCCGAGCTGTTGTTCTACGGGATCAAGATTGTCGGCGCGGGGTATCTGTTGTACCTGGCATGGCAGCTGTGGCGGGCCAATCCGACTGCCGAAGACGCCGTTACGGCGCCGGCGAACGGGCTGCTGGCCCTGGCGCGTCAGGAGTTTCTGGTGGCCGCAGGTAATCCCAAGGCCATTCTCATCTTCACTGCATTCCTGCCGCAGTTCGTCGACCCGAACCGTGCCATCACCCCGCAGTTCATGTTGCTGGGGGTGCTGTTCCTGTTGCTGGAATGGATCGCCATCAGCGCCTACGCCTATATGGGCCTGCACATGCGCCGCTGGTTCGCCGAGCCGCGCGGCAAGCGGATTTTCAACCGTTGCTGTGCGGGACTGTTGTCGGCGGCGGCTTCGGTGTTGCTGATGGCCAAGCGGGCCTAA
- a CDS encoding DNA-3-methyladenine glycosylase, with protein sequence MPDPYQPASEFLASLDADWQRHIAAVGPCLHQPHPARDPYESLVRAIAYQQLHAKAGDAIVGRLVGLFPGQSFPRPEQILATDFDRLRSCGFSAGKITTIQGIAQATLDGVVPDYSTALAMEDEALIERLVSLRGVGRWTVEMLLIYSLERPDILPADDFGVREGYRRLKGLERQPTRKQMIEIGLGWSPYRTVAAWYLWRVPKAPSP encoded by the coding sequence ATGCCCGATCCCTACCAACCGGCCAGCGAGTTTCTGGCCAGCCTCGACGCCGACTGGCAGCGCCACATTGCTGCCGTCGGCCCTTGCCTGCATCAGCCGCACCCGGCGCGCGATCCTTATGAATCGCTGGTGCGGGCGATTGCCTATCAGCAACTGCACGCCAAGGCGGGCGACGCGATTGTCGGTCGGTTGGTGGGGCTGTTTCCCGGGCAGTCGTTTCCGCGTCCCGAGCAGATTCTGGCGACGGATTTCGACCGGTTGCGCAGTTGCGGGTTTTCGGCAGGCAAGATTACGACGATTCAGGGGATTGCCCAGGCGACCCTGGATGGCGTGGTGCCGGATTACTCGACTGCGCTGGCGATGGAGGATGAAGCGCTGATCGAGCGGTTGGTCAGCCTGCGCGGGGTTGGGCGCTGGACTGTAGAGATGTTGCTGATCTACAGCCTGGAGCGGCCGGATATTCTGCCGGCGGATGACTTTGGCGTGCGCGAGGGGTATCGGCGGTTGAAAGGGTTGGAGAGGCAGCCTACGCGCAAGCAGATGATTGAGATCGGGTTGGGGTGGAGTCCGTATCGCACCGTGGCGGCCTGGTATTTGTGGCGGGTACCAAAAGCGCCCTCACCGTAA
- a CDS encoding type 1 glutamine amidotransferase domain-containing protein, whose translation MILILLPAADYDPTESSVPWQAMRDAGIEVRFATPQGLPAHADSRLVDIGFGLLSSMLMTRKADLDSYAKMIESEAFRQPLAYADVDPSQFDGLLIPGGHAKGMRTLLESKQAQQIALQFFKAEKPVAAVCHGVLLLARTLDPDTGRSVLFGRKVTALLAATMELPAWLMTAAWLGRYYRTYKQTVEAEVKTALASKADFIRGPLIAKRDQAESPQIGFVVRDKQLLTARWPGDCHRFAAEWVALLQATRREPLLSPDVAR comes from the coding sequence ATGATTCTGATTCTGTTGCCAGCCGCCGATTACGACCCCACCGAAAGCAGCGTGCCATGGCAGGCCATGCGCGATGCGGGCATCGAAGTACGTTTTGCCACGCCGCAAGGCTTGCCCGCCCACGCCGACTCACGACTGGTGGACATCGGTTTCGGCCTGCTGAGTTCGATGCTGATGACGCGCAAGGCCGATCTGGACAGTTACGCGAAAATGATCGAGTCCGAAGCGTTCAGGCAGCCGCTGGCGTATGCCGATGTCGACCCGAGCCAGTTCGATGGTCTGCTGATTCCCGGCGGCCACGCCAAGGGGATGCGCACGTTGCTGGAATCCAAGCAGGCCCAGCAGATCGCCCTGCAATTTTTCAAGGCCGAAAAACCCGTGGCAGCGGTGTGTCATGGCGTGTTGTTGCTGGCCCGTACGCTCGATCCCGACACCGGGCGTTCGGTGTTGTTCGGGCGCAAAGTCACGGCGTTGCTGGCGGCAACCATGGAATTGCCGGCGTGGCTGATGACCGCTGCGTGGCTGGGACGCTACTACCGCACCTACAAACAGACGGTCGAGGCAGAAGTGAAAACCGCACTGGCCAGCAAGGCCGATTTCATACGCGGCCCCCTCATTGCCAAACGCGACCAGGCAGAGAGCCCGCAAATCGGTTTTGTGGTGCGCGACAAACAACTGCTGACGGCGCGTTGGCCCGGCGATTGCCATCGATTCGCCGCCGAATGGGTGGCCCTGCTGCAGGCCACCCGTCGCGAGCCACTGCTCAGTCCAGACGTGGCACGGTGA
- a CDS encoding bifunctional transcriptional activator/DNA repair enzyme AdaA: MNIQTAVLPPHAEMVRAMLASDTAYEGVFFTAVKTTGIFCRPTCTARKPKPENVEFFAHADDCLSAGYRACLRCKPLDAAAIAPDWVQRLLKAVDADPELRWSDAQLLAEGIEPLKLRRWFKQHFGMTFHAWLRTRRLGVALGGIKQGTSIDHAAFDSGYESLSGFRDAFQKSFHITPGRAAASEPLLFTRLTTPLGPMIAMAERRGLVLLEFLDRPALTREVEELQNRYGYVVAPGHNAHLQLIENELALYFAGKLSEFSVPLHLPGSDFARQVWAELRQIPYGHTSTYGTIAARLGKPGASRAVGLANGHNRLSIVVPCHRVIGADGSLTGYGGGQPRKAFLLRLENAAVQMTQQLAF, encoded by the coding sequence ATGAACATACAGACCGCTGTCCTGCCCCCTCACGCTGAAATGGTTCGCGCCATGCTCGCAAGCGACACCGCCTATGAAGGCGTGTTCTTCACGGCGGTGAAAACCACCGGGATCTTTTGCCGCCCGACCTGCACGGCGCGCAAGCCGAAACCGGAAAACGTCGAGTTCTTCGCCCACGCTGACGACTGCCTGTCCGCCGGTTATCGCGCCTGTTTGCGCTGCAAACCGCTGGACGCCGCAGCCATCGCCCCGGACTGGGTGCAACGGCTGTTGAAAGCCGTCGACGCCGATCCGGAGTTGCGTTGGAGCGACGCGCAATTGCTCGCAGAAGGCATCGAACCGCTGAAACTGCGGCGCTGGTTCAAGCAGCATTTCGGCATGACCTTCCACGCCTGGCTGCGCACCCGCCGGCTCGGCGTGGCGCTGGGCGGGATCAAGCAAGGCACGTCCATCGATCATGCGGCGTTCGACTCCGGCTATGAATCCCTCAGTGGTTTTCGCGATGCATTCCAGAAGTCGTTTCACATCACGCCGGGCCGTGCGGCGGCCAGCGAACCGCTGCTGTTCACCCGCCTGACCACGCCGCTGGGGCCGATGATCGCCATGGCCGAGCGACGCGGACTGGTGCTGCTGGAGTTTCTCGACCGCCCGGCGCTGACCCGCGAAGTCGAAGAACTGCAGAACCGCTACGGCTACGTCGTCGCGCCGGGACACAATGCGCATTTGCAGCTGATCGAAAACGAACTGGCGCTGTACTTCGCCGGCAAGCTCAGCGAATTCAGCGTGCCATTGCATCTGCCCGGCAGCGACTTTGCCCGTCAGGTCTGGGCCGAACTGCGGCAAATCCCCTACGGCCACACCAGCACTTACGGCACCATTGCCGCGCGGCTGGGCAAACCTGGCGCCAGTCGCGCCGTGGGCCTGGCCAACGGGCACAATCGGCTGTCGATCGTGGTGCCATGCCACCGAGTGATCGGTGCGGACGGCTCGCTGACCGGCTATGGTGGTGGGCAACCGCGCAAGGCGTTTCTGCTCAGGCTGGAAAACGCTGCCGTGCAGATGACGCAACAACTGGCGTTCTGA